The Erigeron canadensis isolate Cc75 chromosome 4, C_canadensis_v1, whole genome shotgun sequence genome window below encodes:
- the LOC122594934 gene encoding protein SPA1-RELATED 3-like isoform X3, which produces MENSPSNNGWQRSGDHDHGDQPPLLEKKQVTISLRQWLDDTKRVADKIECSHIFMQIVKIVSLAHSKGFVAHNVRPSCFVMSSLNHVSFIESPSCSDSSGSENSCQEYGVTNSQTSSFVSRKVHERVISESSVRQEPEHEQKQIKHVFPMKQILQMETEWYTSPEEAAGGESCCASDVYRLGVLLFEEVSKLQASIRRKENSSSGNGASFSSNVHQNDELDSSGSRKRIKTPKENQESSRLMKNFKHLESAYFSTRHKAIKPVGRQLPRNRANHSEWISPFLEGLSKYMSFSKLKVKADLKQGDILNSSNLVCSLSFDREGEFFATAGVNKKIKVFEYDSILNENQDIHFPLVEILAGSKLSSLCWNPYIKSQIASSNFEGVVQLWDVTQNQVSVTMREHERRVWSVDFAADPKLLASGSDDASVKLWNINQGASVSTIRTRANVCCVQFLSDSSNYLAFGSADHKVYYYDLRNTSIPLCTFVGHEKTVSYIKFIDSTTLVSSSTDNTLKLWDLSGTTSQVLGPLQSFTGHVNLKNFVGLSVSEGYIATGSETNEVFIYHKAFPMPALSYKFNTIDPISGNEVDDNEQFISSVCWRSQSSTLVAANSTGNIKVLEME; this is translated from the exons ATGGAAAACTCACCTTCTAATAACGGCTGGCAGAGATCAGGTGATCATGATCACGGTGATCAACCGCCGTTATTAGAAAAGAAGCAAGTTACTATAAGTTTAAGACAATGGTTAGACGACACAAAAAGAGTAGCTGACAAGATTGAATGTTCACATATATTTATGCAAATAGTCAAAATTGTGAGCTTAGCACATTCCAAAGGGTTTGTTGCTCACAATGTTAGACCATCATGTTTTGTTATGTCGTCTTTGAACCATGTTTCGTTTATCGAATCTCCGTCTTGCTCGGATTCATCAGGGTCTGAAAACTCTTGTCAAGAATATGGTGTAACGAATAGTCAGACGTCTTCATTTGTGTCGCGTAAAGTACACGAACGAGTTATTTCTGAATCTAGTGTTAGACAAGAGCCAGAACACGAACAAAAACAGATAAAACATGTGTTTCCTATGAAACAAATATTGCAAATGGAAACAGAATGGTATACAAGTCCAGAGGAGGCTGCAGGGGGTGAAAGTTGTTGTGCTTCTGATGTGTATCGATTAGGCGTTCTGCTTTTTGAG GAAGTTTCGAAACTGCAAGCATCTATTAGGAGAAAAGAAAATTCGAGTTCGGGTAATGGAGCTTCATTTTCGAGTAAtgttcatcaaaatgatgagcTTGATAGTTCAGGGTCCAGAAAACGCATCAAAACAcctaaagaaaaccaagaaagTTCTAGATTGATGAAAAACTTCAAGCATTTAGAATCAGCTTATTTTTCGACTAGGCACAAGGCCATCAAACCTGTTGGAAGACAACTGCCTAGAAATAGAGCGAACCACAGTGAGTGGATAAGTCCATTTTTGGAGGGACTGTCCAAGTACATGTCTTTCagtaaattaaaagtcaaagcTGACTTAAAACAAGGTGATATTTTGAATTCTTCAAACCTTGTATGCTCATTGAGTTTTGATCGCGAGGGGGAGTTTTTTGCAACAGCCGGtgtaaataagaaaattaaagtTTTTGAATATGATTCAATCTTGAATGAGAATCAAGACATACATTTCCCTCTTGTTGAAATCCTTGCCGGATCAAAGCTAAGCAGTCTTTGTTGGAATCCCTATATCAAAAGCCAGATTGCTTCAAGTAACTTTGAAGGTGTTGTGCAG TTGTGGGATGTTACACAAAATCAAGTATCTGTGACAATGAGAGAGCACGAGAGACGTGTGTGGTCTGTGGATTTTGCTGCAGATCCAAAATTGTTGGCCAGTGGGAGTGATGATGCTTCTGTCAAGCTCTGGAACATTAATCAG GGAGCAAGTGTTAGTACCATTAGAACAAGGGCTAATGTGTGTTGCGTTCAGTTTCTTTCCGATTCTAGTAATTATCTTGCATTTGGTTCTGCAGATCATAAAGTATATTACTATGATCTACGCAATACGAGTATACCCCTTTGCACATTTGTTGGACATGAGAAAACGGTTAGCTACATCAAGTTCATAGATTCAACAACTCTTGTATCATCGTCCACTGATAACACGCTGAAGCTCTGGGATTTGTCAGGCACCACATCTCAAGTTCTTGGCCCACTTCAGTCATTTACTGGCCATGTCAATCTAAAG AATTTTGTTGGTTTATCTGTATCAGAGGGCTACATTGCTACTGGTTCAGAAACAAACGAG GTTTTTATCTACCACAAGGCTTTCCCCATGCCTGCATTGTCGTATAAATTCAACACCATAGATCCAATATCAGGAAATGAAGTGGATGATAATGAACAGTTCATCTCATCCGTGTGTTGGCGTAGTCAGTCCTCCACCTTGGTAGCCGCAAATTCAACGGGAAATATCAAGGTCTTGGAAATGGaatag
- the LOC122594934 gene encoding protein SPA1-RELATED 4-like isoform X4: MSTFRYRVFPPQLHFMWPQQAFLSMRLLHPDPTCRPTIDEVLQSEFLNEIKENLDEREAVIELEEKIAEQEMLLEFLLLLQQRKQEAAKYLHRNVSFLSSDLQEVSKLQASIRRKENSSSGNGASFSSNVHQNDELDSSGSRKRIKTPKENQESSRLMKNFKHLESAYFSTRHKAIKPVGRQLPRNRANHSEWISPFLEGLSKYMSFSKLKVKADLKQGDILNSSNLVCSLSFDREGEFFATAGVNKKIKVFEYDSILNENQDIHFPLVEILAGSKLSSLCWNPYIKSQIASSNFEGVVQLWDVTQNQVSVTMREHERRVWSVDFAADPKLLASGSDDASVKLWNINQGASVSTIRTRANVCCVQFLSDSSNYLAFGSADHKVYYYDLRNTSIPLCTFVGHEKTVSYIKFIDSTTLVSSSTDNTLKLWDLSGTTSQVLGPLQSFTGHVNLKNFVGLSVSEGYIATGSETNEVFIYHKAFPMPALSYKFNTIDPISGNEVDDNEQFISSVCWRSQSSTLVAANSTGNIKVLEME; the protein is encoded by the exons ATGTCTACGTTTAGATATCGTGTTTTCCCACCTCAGTTACATTTCATGTGGCCACAACAAGCCTTTCTGTCGATGCGCTTGCTGCATCCTGACCCAACGTGCAGACCTACAATAGA TGAAGTGTTACAAAGTGAGtttcttaatgaaattaagGAAAATTTAGATGAAAGAGAAGCTGTAATAGAGCTTGAAGAAAAGATAGCAGAACAGGAGATGTTGCTGGAATTTCTTTTATTACTGCAACAAAGAAAACAAGAAGCTGCAAAGTACCTGCACAGAAATGTTTCATTTCTGTCTTCTGATTTGCAGGAAGTTTCGAAACTGCAAGCATCTATTAGGAGAAAAGAAAATTCGAGTTCGGGTAATGGAGCTTCATTTTCGAGTAAtgttcatcaaaatgatgagcTTGATAGTTCAGGGTCCAGAAAACGCATCAAAACAcctaaagaaaaccaagaaagTTCTAGATTGATGAAAAACTTCAAGCATTTAGAATCAGCTTATTTTTCGACTAGGCACAAGGCCATCAAACCTGTTGGAAGACAACTGCCTAGAAATAGAGCGAACCACAGTGAGTGGATAAGTCCATTTTTGGAGGGACTGTCCAAGTACATGTCTTTCagtaaattaaaagtcaaagcTGACTTAAAACAAGGTGATATTTTGAATTCTTCAAACCTTGTATGCTCATTGAGTTTTGATCGCGAGGGGGAGTTTTTTGCAACAGCCGGtgtaaataagaaaattaaagtTTTTGAATATGATTCAATCTTGAATGAGAATCAAGACATACATTTCCCTCTTGTTGAAATCCTTGCCGGATCAAAGCTAAGCAGTCTTTGTTGGAATCCCTATATCAAAAGCCAGATTGCTTCAAGTAACTTTGAAGGTGTTGTGCAG TTGTGGGATGTTACACAAAATCAAGTATCTGTGACAATGAGAGAGCACGAGAGACGTGTGTGGTCTGTGGATTTTGCTGCAGATCCAAAATTGTTGGCCAGTGGGAGTGATGATGCTTCTGTCAAGCTCTGGAACATTAATCAG GGAGCAAGTGTTAGTACCATTAGAACAAGGGCTAATGTGTGTTGCGTTCAGTTTCTTTCCGATTCTAGTAATTATCTTGCATTTGGTTCTGCAGATCATAAAGTATATTACTATGATCTACGCAATACGAGTATACCCCTTTGCACATTTGTTGGACATGAGAAAACGGTTAGCTACATCAAGTTCATAGATTCAACAACTCTTGTATCATCGTCCACTGATAACACGCTGAAGCTCTGGGATTTGTCAGGCACCACATCTCAAGTTCTTGGCCCACTTCAGTCATTTACTGGCCATGTCAATCTAAAG AATTTTGTTGGTTTATCTGTATCAGAGGGCTACATTGCTACTGGTTCAGAAACAAACGAG GTTTTTATCTACCACAAGGCTTTCCCCATGCCTGCATTGTCGTATAAATTCAACACCATAGATCCAATATCAGGAAATGAAGTGGATGATAATGAACAGTTCATCTCATCCGTGTGTTGGCGTAGTCAGTCCTCCACCTTGGTAGCCGCAAATTCAACGGGAAATATCAAGGTCTTGGAAATGGaatag
- the LOC122594934 gene encoding protein SPA1-RELATED 4-like isoform X1: MENSPSNNGWQRSGDHDHGDQPPLLEKKQVTISLRQWLDDTKRVADKIECSHIFMQIVKIVSLAHSKGFVAHNVRPSCFVMSSLNHVSFIESPSCSDSSGSENSCQEYGVTNSQTSSFVSRKVHERVISESSVRQEPEHEQKQIKHVFPMKQILQMETEWYTSPEEAAGGESCCASDVYRLGVLLFELYYPCSSPEEKTAAMSTFRYRVFPPQLHFMWPQQAFLSMRLLHPDPTCRPTIDEVLQSEFLNEIKENLDEREAVIELEEKIAEQEMLLEFLLLLQQRKQEAAKYLHRNVSFLSSDLQEVSKLQASIRRKENSSSGNGASFSSNVHQNDELDSSGSRKRIKTPKENQESSRLMKNFKHLESAYFSTRHKAIKPVGRQLPRNRANHSEWISPFLEGLSKYMSFSKLKVKADLKQGDILNSSNLVCSLSFDREGEFFATAGVNKKIKVFEYDSILNENQDIHFPLVEILAGSKLSSLCWNPYIKSQIASSNFEGVVQLWDVTQNQVSVTMREHERRVWSVDFAADPKLLASGSDDASVKLWNINQGASVSTIRTRANVCCVQFLSDSSNYLAFGSADHKVYYYDLRNTSIPLCTFVGHEKTVSYIKFIDSTTLVSSSTDNTLKLWDLSGTTSQVLGPLQSFTGHVNLKNFVGLSVSEGYIATGSETNEVFIYHKAFPMPALSYKFNTIDPISGNEVDDNEQFISSVCWRSQSSTLVAANSTGNIKVLEME; this comes from the exons ATGGAAAACTCACCTTCTAATAACGGCTGGCAGAGATCAGGTGATCATGATCACGGTGATCAACCGCCGTTATTAGAAAAGAAGCAAGTTACTATAAGTTTAAGACAATGGTTAGACGACACAAAAAGAGTAGCTGACAAGATTGAATGTTCACATATATTTATGCAAATAGTCAAAATTGTGAGCTTAGCACATTCCAAAGGGTTTGTTGCTCACAATGTTAGACCATCATGTTTTGTTATGTCGTCTTTGAACCATGTTTCGTTTATCGAATCTCCGTCTTGCTCGGATTCATCAGGGTCTGAAAACTCTTGTCAAGAATATGGTGTAACGAATAGTCAGACGTCTTCATTTGTGTCGCGTAAAGTACACGAACGAGTTATTTCTGAATCTAGTGTTAGACAAGAGCCAGAACACGAACAAAAACAGATAAAACATGTGTTTCCTATGAAACAAATATTGCAAATGGAAACAGAATGGTATACAAGTCCAGAGGAGGCTGCAGGGGGTGAAAGTTGTTGTGCTTCTGATGTGTATCGATTAGGCGTTCTGCTTTTTGAG TTATATTACCCTTGTAGTTCACCAGAGGAAAAGACTGCGGCCATGTCTACGTTTAGATATCGTGTTTTCCCACCTCAGTTACATTTCATGTGGCCACAACAAGCCTTTCTGTCGATGCGCTTGCTGCATCCTGACCCAACGTGCAGACCTACAATAGA TGAAGTGTTACAAAGTGAGtttcttaatgaaattaagGAAAATTTAGATGAAAGAGAAGCTGTAATAGAGCTTGAAGAAAAGATAGCAGAACAGGAGATGTTGCTGGAATTTCTTTTATTACTGCAACAAAGAAAACAAGAAGCTGCAAAGTACCTGCACAGAAATGTTTCATTTCTGTCTTCTGATTTGCAGGAAGTTTCGAAACTGCAAGCATCTATTAGGAGAAAAGAAAATTCGAGTTCGGGTAATGGAGCTTCATTTTCGAGTAAtgttcatcaaaatgatgagcTTGATAGTTCAGGGTCCAGAAAACGCATCAAAACAcctaaagaaaaccaagaaagTTCTAGATTGATGAAAAACTTCAAGCATTTAGAATCAGCTTATTTTTCGACTAGGCACAAGGCCATCAAACCTGTTGGAAGACAACTGCCTAGAAATAGAGCGAACCACAGTGAGTGGATAAGTCCATTTTTGGAGGGACTGTCCAAGTACATGTCTTTCagtaaattaaaagtcaaagcTGACTTAAAACAAGGTGATATTTTGAATTCTTCAAACCTTGTATGCTCATTGAGTTTTGATCGCGAGGGGGAGTTTTTTGCAACAGCCGGtgtaaataagaaaattaaagtTTTTGAATATGATTCAATCTTGAATGAGAATCAAGACATACATTTCCCTCTTGTTGAAATCCTTGCCGGATCAAAGCTAAGCAGTCTTTGTTGGAATCCCTATATCAAAAGCCAGATTGCTTCAAGTAACTTTGAAGGTGTTGTGCAG TTGTGGGATGTTACACAAAATCAAGTATCTGTGACAATGAGAGAGCACGAGAGACGTGTGTGGTCTGTGGATTTTGCTGCAGATCCAAAATTGTTGGCCAGTGGGAGTGATGATGCTTCTGTCAAGCTCTGGAACATTAATCAG GGAGCAAGTGTTAGTACCATTAGAACAAGGGCTAATGTGTGTTGCGTTCAGTTTCTTTCCGATTCTAGTAATTATCTTGCATTTGGTTCTGCAGATCATAAAGTATATTACTATGATCTACGCAATACGAGTATACCCCTTTGCACATTTGTTGGACATGAGAAAACGGTTAGCTACATCAAGTTCATAGATTCAACAACTCTTGTATCATCGTCCACTGATAACACGCTGAAGCTCTGGGATTTGTCAGGCACCACATCTCAAGTTCTTGGCCCACTTCAGTCATTTACTGGCCATGTCAATCTAAAG AATTTTGTTGGTTTATCTGTATCAGAGGGCTACATTGCTACTGGTTCAGAAACAAACGAG GTTTTTATCTACCACAAGGCTTTCCCCATGCCTGCATTGTCGTATAAATTCAACACCATAGATCCAATATCAGGAAATGAAGTGGATGATAATGAACAGTTCATCTCATCCGTGTGTTGGCGTAGTCAGTCCTCCACCTTGGTAGCCGCAAATTCAACGGGAAATATCAAGGTCTTGGAAATGGaatag
- the LOC122594934 gene encoding protein SPA1-RELATED 3-like isoform X2, with amino-acid sequence MENSPSNNGWQRSGDHDHGDQPPLLEKKQVTISLRQWLDDTKRVADKIECSHIFMQIVKIVSLAHSKGFVAHNVRPSCFVMSSLNHVSFIESPSCSDSSGSENSCQEYGVTNSQTSSFVSRKVHERVISESSVRQEPEHEQKQIKHVFPMKQILQMETEWYTSPEEAAGGESCCASDVYRLGVLLFEENLDEREAVIELEEKIAEQEMLLEFLLLLQQRKQEAAKYLHRNVSFLSSDLQEVSKLQASIRRKENSSSGNGASFSSNVHQNDELDSSGSRKRIKTPKENQESSRLMKNFKHLESAYFSTRHKAIKPVGRQLPRNRANHSEWISPFLEGLSKYMSFSKLKVKADLKQGDILNSSNLVCSLSFDREGEFFATAGVNKKIKVFEYDSILNENQDIHFPLVEILAGSKLSSLCWNPYIKSQIASSNFEGVVQLWDVTQNQVSVTMREHERRVWSVDFAADPKLLASGSDDASVKLWNINQGASVSTIRTRANVCCVQFLSDSSNYLAFGSADHKVYYYDLRNTSIPLCTFVGHEKTVSYIKFIDSTTLVSSSTDNTLKLWDLSGTTSQVLGPLQSFTGHVNLKNFVGLSVSEGYIATGSETNEVFIYHKAFPMPALSYKFNTIDPISGNEVDDNEQFISSVCWRSQSSTLVAANSTGNIKVLEME; translated from the exons ATGGAAAACTCACCTTCTAATAACGGCTGGCAGAGATCAGGTGATCATGATCACGGTGATCAACCGCCGTTATTAGAAAAGAAGCAAGTTACTATAAGTTTAAGACAATGGTTAGACGACACAAAAAGAGTAGCTGACAAGATTGAATGTTCACATATATTTATGCAAATAGTCAAAATTGTGAGCTTAGCACATTCCAAAGGGTTTGTTGCTCACAATGTTAGACCATCATGTTTTGTTATGTCGTCTTTGAACCATGTTTCGTTTATCGAATCTCCGTCTTGCTCGGATTCATCAGGGTCTGAAAACTCTTGTCAAGAATATGGTGTAACGAATAGTCAGACGTCTTCATTTGTGTCGCGTAAAGTACACGAACGAGTTATTTCTGAATCTAGTGTTAGACAAGAGCCAGAACACGAACAAAAACAGATAAAACATGTGTTTCCTATGAAACAAATATTGCAAATGGAAACAGAATGGTATACAAGTCCAGAGGAGGCTGCAGGGGGTGAAAGTTGTTGTGCTTCTGATGTGTATCGATTAGGCGTTCTGCTTTTTGAG GAAAATTTAGATGAAAGAGAAGCTGTAATAGAGCTTGAAGAAAAGATAGCAGAACAGGAGATGTTGCTGGAATTTCTTTTATTACTGCAACAAAGAAAACAAGAAGCTGCAAAGTACCTGCACAGAAATGTTTCATTTCTGTCTTCTGATTTGCAGGAAGTTTCGAAACTGCAAGCATCTATTAGGAGAAAAGAAAATTCGAGTTCGGGTAATGGAGCTTCATTTTCGAGTAAtgttcatcaaaatgatgagcTTGATAGTTCAGGGTCCAGAAAACGCATCAAAACAcctaaagaaaaccaagaaagTTCTAGATTGATGAAAAACTTCAAGCATTTAGAATCAGCTTATTTTTCGACTAGGCACAAGGCCATCAAACCTGTTGGAAGACAACTGCCTAGAAATAGAGCGAACCACAGTGAGTGGATAAGTCCATTTTTGGAGGGACTGTCCAAGTACATGTCTTTCagtaaattaaaagtcaaagcTGACTTAAAACAAGGTGATATTTTGAATTCTTCAAACCTTGTATGCTCATTGAGTTTTGATCGCGAGGGGGAGTTTTTTGCAACAGCCGGtgtaaataagaaaattaaagtTTTTGAATATGATTCAATCTTGAATGAGAATCAAGACATACATTTCCCTCTTGTTGAAATCCTTGCCGGATCAAAGCTAAGCAGTCTTTGTTGGAATCCCTATATCAAAAGCCAGATTGCTTCAAGTAACTTTGAAGGTGTTGTGCAG TTGTGGGATGTTACACAAAATCAAGTATCTGTGACAATGAGAGAGCACGAGAGACGTGTGTGGTCTGTGGATTTTGCTGCAGATCCAAAATTGTTGGCCAGTGGGAGTGATGATGCTTCTGTCAAGCTCTGGAACATTAATCAG GGAGCAAGTGTTAGTACCATTAGAACAAGGGCTAATGTGTGTTGCGTTCAGTTTCTTTCCGATTCTAGTAATTATCTTGCATTTGGTTCTGCAGATCATAAAGTATATTACTATGATCTACGCAATACGAGTATACCCCTTTGCACATTTGTTGGACATGAGAAAACGGTTAGCTACATCAAGTTCATAGATTCAACAACTCTTGTATCATCGTCCACTGATAACACGCTGAAGCTCTGGGATTTGTCAGGCACCACATCTCAAGTTCTTGGCCCACTTCAGTCATTTACTGGCCATGTCAATCTAAAG AATTTTGTTGGTTTATCTGTATCAGAGGGCTACATTGCTACTGGTTCAGAAACAAACGAG GTTTTTATCTACCACAAGGCTTTCCCCATGCCTGCATTGTCGTATAAATTCAACACCATAGATCCAATATCAGGAAATGAAGTGGATGATAATGAACAGTTCATCTCATCCGTGTGTTGGCGTAGTCAGTCCTCCACCTTGGTAGCCGCAAATTCAACGGGAAATATCAAGGTCTTGGAAATGGaatag